In one Calditrichota bacterium genomic region, the following are encoded:
- a CDS encoding TldD/PmbA family protein, which translates to MYAESELLEIASKALAVAGPAEAEVILSCSEGALTRFGENRVTQNVVQGGASLTVRLLEEGRIGKASTGNLTEEGIARCVATAQSALRFSQPDPDLLPLVEPQSYSDKSTYHDRTFGYSPEERVVGVAEAVALCRESDLQAAGIYSSGGSTIAIANSRGLWACHRRTGATFSLSAMSDDSSGWAEATDPDVAALDVTDVARRAKDKALASRNPSRVEPGDWTVVLEPAAVADFLLFLAWDAFNGKSFVESRSAFTGKIGTKVAGTNVTIKDDAWHPLTPGNPFDYEGMPRQTVPLIENGVFMGVVHDRTTGAKAGTGSTGHALPQPDSNGPLPLNMVLEGGESSLEEMIASTDRGLLVTRLHYTNLLDPMKVTITGMTRDGLFLIEGGKVTRGLKNMRFTLSVLDVLNSVEALSRQLYRTETFWGGGGTVAPAIKVSNWTFTSGTEN; encoded by the coding sequence ATGTACGCGGAAAGTGAACTTCTTGAAATCGCTTCGAAGGCGCTTGCTGTTGCCGGTCCAGCCGAGGCTGAAGTGATTTTATCGTGCAGTGAAGGCGCGCTAACCCGATTCGGTGAAAACCGAGTCACTCAAAATGTCGTGCAAGGCGGGGCGTCGCTCACCGTACGGCTACTCGAGGAGGGGCGCATAGGAAAAGCCTCGACCGGCAACCTGACCGAAGAAGGCATTGCAAGATGTGTTGCGACGGCGCAGTCGGCGCTTCGCTTTTCACAACCCGATCCCGATCTACTCCCACTGGTCGAACCGCAATCCTATAGCGATAAGTCAACCTATCACGACCGCACTTTCGGATATAGCCCGGAGGAGCGTGTTGTAGGTGTAGCGGAAGCCGTCGCGCTTTGCCGGGAGTCGGATCTTCAAGCCGCCGGGATATACTCCAGCGGAGGCTCGACGATCGCGATCGCCAACAGCCGGGGTCTCTGGGCTTGTCACCGGAGAACCGGAGCGACATTTTCGCTCTCGGCGATGAGCGACGACTCGTCTGGCTGGGCTGAAGCGACCGACCCGGACGTGGCGGCGCTCGATGTGACCGACGTCGCCCGACGGGCAAAGGACAAGGCGCTTGCGAGCCGCAATCCCTCCCGCGTTGAGCCGGGCGACTGGACTGTTGTTCTCGAACCGGCGGCAGTGGCAGATTTCCTGCTCTTTCTGGCGTGGGACGCTTTCAATGGAAAGTCGTTTGTCGAAAGCCGGAGTGCGTTCACCGGGAAGATTGGCACAAAGGTCGCCGGGACAAACGTCACTATTAAGGATGATGCCTGGCATCCCCTGACTCCGGGCAACCCGTTCGACTACGAAGGTATGCCGCGGCAGACGGTCCCACTGATAGAGAACGGCGTCTTCATGGGCGTTGTCCACGATCGGACAACCGGCGCCAAAGCAGGTACCGGCTCAACCGGGCACGCCCTTCCGCAACCGGATTCCAATGGGCCACTTCCGCTCAATATGGTGCTGGAGGGTGGCGAATCGTCGCTTGAGGAGATGATCGCCTCGACCGACCGTGGTCTGCTCGTAACGCGGCTCCACTATACGAATTTGCTCGACCCGATGAAGGTGACTATCACCGGAATGACCCGCGACGGGCTGTTCCTGATAGAGGGCGGAAAGGTAACGAGAGGATTGAAGAACATGCGCTTCACGCTCTCGGTGCTCGATGTGTTAAACAGCGTCGAGGCGCTATCGCGACAACTCTACCGGACCGAGACCTTCTGGGGCGGCGGCGGGACGGTGGCACCAGCGATCAAAGTGAGTAACTGGACATTCACAAGCGGGACGGAGAATTAG